From Myxosarcina sp. GI1, a single genomic window includes:
- a CDS encoding recombinase family protein — MLVGYELLSKNYNLFDREKSNIEAIKKLQLAGCERIYVDFAEHEQNQLKEAFKLLNKGDTLVVSRISKLGYSNLTLLQNLNLIREKGIFLRSLEEFYLIPSSSIDIKKLIENLFSLEEKLSKFSVSEIETESKMGRPETMTDEKCQMVGILKACCQEISVSQICKIIGVCRQTYYNAKRKGKLDKYLFKSK; from the coding sequence ATGCTAGTTGGTTACGAATTATTAAGCAAGAATTATAATTTGTTTGACCGTGAAAAATCCAATATCGAAGCTATTAAAAAGCTTCAATTGGCTGGATGCGAACGAATTTATGTTGATTTCGCCGAACACGAACAGAATCAACTAAAGGAAGCTTTTAAACTTTTAAACAAAGGTGATACTTTGGTGGTTTCGAGAATTAGTAAATTAGGATATTCAAATCTAACCTTATTACAAAATTTAAATTTAATTAGAGAAAAAGGCATATTTCTGCGTAGTTTAGAAGAATTTTATTTAATTCCCTCTAGTTCTATAGACATAAAAAAATTAATCGAGAATTTATTTTCTCTCGAAGAAAAACTTTCTAAGTTCTCAGTATCCGAAATAGAAACTGAAAGCAAAATGGGTAGACCCGAAACTATGACGGATGAAAAATGTCAAATGGTCGGTATTCTAAAAGCTTGTTGCCAAGAAATATCCGTAAGCCAGATCTGCAAAATAATAGGAGTTTGCCGACAAACTTATTATAATGCTAAAAGAAAGGGCAAACTCGATAAATATTTATTTAAAAGTAAATAA